CGTACCGTCGATTTCGCTGTTCTTACCCCGTTTGCTTGGATATGCTGTGTAAAACATATACCGCAGCGCTGCTGTTTTGTGCAGCAGTGCTGCCGCTGTTCGCCGCCGGTACGAAAGACCGGAACAAAACGTCTCCCGAAAACCGGATCATTTTACGGCTTGCGGATAATCAGCCAGACGGATATCCGACCGTTACCGGTGATCTGGCGTTCGCCCGATTGGTCGCCGAACGTTCCGGCGGCCGGATTACCATAGAAGTGTACAACAACGGTCTGCTCGGTGATGAAAAATCGGTTATCGAACAGGTACAATTCGGCGGAATCGATTTCTGCCGCGTTTCTATCTCTCCGCTCGCTTCTTTTTATCCCGATCTGAACGTGCTGCAGCTGCCGTATTTGTACCGCAGTTCGCTGCATTTGTGGAACGTTTTGAACGGCGAAATCGGTTCGTTTTTTCTCGACGCGGTTAATTCTTCCGGATTTCAGGGATTGTGCTATTTCGATTCCGGCGCCCGCAGCTTTTACACCGTCGGCAAGCCCATTCGCTCCGTCAAGGATATGAAAAACTTGCGGATTCGGGTGCAGGAATCGTCTCTGATGATGGCGCTCGTTTCGGCGCTCGGCGCGGTTCCCGTGCCGATGCGGTACGAATACGTGTACGAAGCGCTGCGGATGCGGGACATCGACGGTGCCGAAAACAATTTTCCGTCGTACGATTCCTCCGGTCATTACGAAGTTGCCCGGTTTTTTTCGGTCGACGAACACACCCGCGTTCCCGAAATGCTCATTGCGTCAAATATGTCTTTGGATAAATTGTCGGCGCCGGATCGCGCGCTCATTCTGCAGGCGGCGAAGGACGCTTCCGTTATCCAAATTCAGGCCTGGGCCGATTACGAGCAATCTTCCCGTTTAAGAATGCAGGAAGCCGGCTGCGTTATTCTTCCCATAGAAAACGTTCAGGAATTTGCCGAAGCAATATCGCCCGTGTACGGCGCGTTGAGCGAAACGCAGCGGCGGCTGGTTGCAAAGATTCGCGCCGTCGAAGATTAGAATTACGTTTTAAAATAAAAAAAGGATTGTCCGGAGTTCGGGCAATCCTTTTTTTATTTTTGTCGGTTCGGTTACCGTGCGTATTCGATAATGCGCGTTTCGCGTATCATCGTTATTTTTATTCTGCCCGGATACCGTAAATCGTTTTCAATCTGTTTTGCAATTTTCCGCGCCAGTTCTTTAACGTCCTGATCGGGAATCTTTTCGTTGTTGACCAGAACGCGCAGTTCGCGGCCGGCCTGTATGGCGTATGCTTTTTCAACGCCGCCGAAGTTTTCTGCAATCGCTTCAAGGTTTTCAAGCCGCTTTACGTAATTGTCGATCGTCTCACGGCGCGCGCCCGGACGGGCGGCCGAAATCGCGTCGGCAATCTGAACGATAATGGCTTCGATGCTCGTCGGTTCTACGTCGTTGTGGTGAGCGCCGACCGCGTTGATAACGCGTGCGTCTTCTCCCATTTTACGCGCCATATCCATACCCACTTCCGCGTGGTTCTGATCGGAATCGTTTTCCGCACCTTTTCCGATATCGTGCAGCACCGCGGCGCGCTTCGCCAAATCACGGTTTACGCCGATTTCGGCCGCGAGCATACCCGCGATGATTGCGACTTCTTTCGAGTGCGTGAGTACGTTCTGCCCGTAGCTGGTTCTGAAATACAGCCGTCCCAGCGCGCGCACGCCCTCCTGATTCATGTTGTGAATACCGAGGTCGAACAGTACTTTTTCACCTTCTTCGTAAATTTTCTGCTGTATTTCGCGCGTTACTTTCTGCACGATTTCTTCTATGCGGGCGGGGTGTATGCGTCCGTCGGAAATCAGCCGTTCCAGCGCTACTTTCGCAATTTCCTTGCGCACCGGATCGAAACACGAAATGACGACGGCTTCCGGCGTGTCGTCGATAATGATGTCGACGCCGGTCAGCGTTTCGAGCGTACGGATGTTGCGTCCTTCCCGTCCGATAATACGGCCTTTCATTTCATCGCTCGGCAGAGATACCGTTGCGACGGTGATGTCGCCCGTAGTTTCGGTTGCGATGCGCTGGATCGTCGTTACCAGAATATCGCGGGCTTTTTTTTCGGAAGAAAGCTGCGCTTCCTGTTCGATTTTGTTCAGCATCGCCTGCGCGTCGTGGCGCGCTTCGTTTTCGAGATTCTGGATAATCAGGTTTTTTGCTTCTTCGGCGGAAAGTCCGGAAATGCGTTCCAGTTCCTGACGGTACCGCTCTTCCTCGCTCAGCAGAACCGTTTCGCGCTCGGTCATTTTCTGAGCGCGCGCAGCCAGTTCCTGCTCCTGCTTATCCATGTCTTCGTTCCGTTTATCGAGCGCCTCTTCTTTTTGCATGAGGCGGCGCTCCATCCTCTGCAAATCGCTCCGGCGTTCACGGTTTTCCCGCTCCTGCTGCTTTTGTTCCCGAATGAGTTGATCTTTCGCTTCTAGTAAAATTTCTTTTTTCTGTGCTTCCGCTTCTTTTATAGCGTCCTGTTTTATCCGCTCCGCTCTCTGTTCGGATGCAGATAATTGAAATCTGGCGTACAGCCAGCGAATAGTCCATCCAAGAACAATTCCCGCAACAGGGAGCCCTATCCAAAACACTAAAGATATCATGTTTGTGCTCCTCGTTTTTAATAGAAATGTTCAGTCTATAAGTTATCATAAGTTGCCGGTATTGTCAAATATAAATTCGGCAAATGTAAATACAGAAAGGTTTTATACGGTGAATTCCGGATTCTCGGCTCCGCGGCCGTTTCGGCTGTCCGCACGCCCGTCCGTTTGCAGAATTTTACGGAAAGCATATTTACATATTTCATCTTACGCTATAAAATGAGAATATGACAGACTTACTTACAGACGCTGAATTCGACCTATTCCGTAAAGTTATTTATGCCGAGAGCGGAATTACTTTTTCAGAGACAAATAGATCAATTCTCGACAGCCGGCTGAAAGAACGACTGCGTGAAACGAAACTCGCCACCGTGCAGGAATATTACCGGCTCATCACTTCCGATAAAGAAGAAATGAAGCTGCTGCTCGATTCGGTGACGACCAATCTGACCCGGTTTTTCAGGAATCAACCGCATTTCGACGCGTTTGAACGGTATATCGTGCCGCGCCTGATTGAAATGAAAAAAACGCAGGTCGATAAAAAAATACGCGTGTGGAGCGCGGGCTGTTCCACCGGAGAAGAACCGTATACGATCGCGATGATTCTGAAAGACATTCTGCCTTCTCCGTACACCTTTGAGATCACCGCGTCCGACATTTCCCTGAAATCGCTTATGGTCGGCAAGCAGGGGTTTTATCCTGAGTCCCGCGTCGGCGGCATTCCCGATAAATATCTGAAACGTTTTTTTACCCAAACGGACGCCGGGTATCAGGTAACGGATGAATTGATGAAAACGATCCGCTTCGACTATCATAATCTCAAATATGATTCGGGTGCCCGCAATCTCGACGTCGTTTTCTGCCGCAACGTTCTCATTTATTTTGACGAGGCGGCGCAGCTTGAGGTTATAAACCGATTTTGGGACGCAATGGCGCCCTATTCGTTTCTTTTTATCGGTCATTCGGAATCGCTTTTCGGTATGAATACGAAATTCGAGTTTTTAAAAACGGACTGGGCTTGTTTATACCAGAAAAACGTACAGTAATAGGGGCTACTGATGAATTCAGCTGAAATTGGTGTGCTGATCGTCGACGATTCGGCGCTCATGCGGAATTTGATTTCCAGAATCGTAGAAAATACTCCGGGCTTATCAGTCGTCGGCAAGGCGATGAACGGTCAATTCGCATTGGAGAAAATTCCGTCGTGCCAGCCGGACGTTATCGTCCTTGATATTGAAATGCCGGTTATGACCGGATTGGAGTTTTTGAAAGAACGGAAAAAGCGGGGAATCGATATCCCCGTCATTATGCTGTCAAGCTTAACGACAGAAGGCGCGGCGGTAACGATGCAGTGCCTGGAACTGGGCGCAAGCGACTTTCTGACCAAACCGGGCGGTTCGGTCAGCGGCGACCTGAGCGCCGTTGCGGCGCGGCTGGTGGAACTGCTTTCATCGTACGGCGGACAATACGCCCGTCTCAAGAAAAACAAATATATTCCCGTATACAAGCATTTCGTTGATCCCGCCGCGCTTTCCGCAGTTGCCCGATCCGGATCGTTTACCGCACAGCCGGTTTCCGAAGCGGTGCCGGAGCCGAGCGCCGCGTTCCAGACTCCCATTGAAGTGCCGCAGCATAAGCAGCCCGCCGTCGTGCAGCCGCTGCGTGAAAGCGGCAGAATCGAAGTGATCGCCATCGGCATTTCTACCGGCGGACCGAACGCGCTGCGCGAAGTGTTCCGTGCGATCGATCCGGGATTATGTCAGCCCGTTTTGGTCGTGCAGCACATGCCGGCCGGTTTTACGGAAGAATTTGCAAACAGTCTGAATCATATTTGCCCGCTGGAAGTCAAAGAAGCGCACGACGGCGATCTGCTCAAACCGGGTCGTATCCTTATTGCGCCGGGCAATTATCATATGTTCGTGGAGCATAAATCGCTGGCGCAGGTGGTGCGGCTTTCGGACGCCGAGCAGCGCAACGGGCATCGCCCGTCGGTGGACGTGCTGTTTGAATCGGTTGCGGCCGTGTATCAGAATCGTGCGCTCGGCGTTATCATGACCGGTATGGGCCGCGACGGCGCCGCTCAGCTTGCGGAAATGCGCCGCCAAGGCGCGCGCACGCTCGGTCAGGATGAAAAAACGAGCGTCGTCTACGGTATGCCGAAAGTTGCGTGGGAATTAGGCGGCGTGCAGAAACAGGTACCGCTGCAGGATATGGCCGGCGAAATCAGCACTCTGGCGAAGGAGTATTGCTGAGCTGCCGCGAGCCGTTCAGTACCGAAATGATTTCCGGCTTCGTCAGATTCAGTCTACCTCTGGTAAGCAGAAAGACGATTCCGGTAGAGAGCAGCAGCAGTCCGAGCACGCCCGCCGCGCGCATTCCTTCCGTAACCGTTTTCTGCAGCAGTTGCGCTGCCGGATCGGCAAGAAAATAGCCGGCGGTTGCGGCCGCAACCGGCACGAGCAGTGAAAAGATTCCCTGCAGCGCCGCCGCTTTGGGCGACGAACCGATCTGCACGATGTCGCCGCACGAAAGTTCAAGCTTGCGCGGATTGGTCGCCTGAAACGGCGTGCCGCGTTTTGCGCAGGATTGCCGGTTGCAGTTTATGCACGTGTCGCTGATAAGCGGCGTAACCCACACCGTGTTCTTTTCAAAGTTGAGGACGCACGCTTTTTCACGCATAAAAATCACCTTTGCACGGGAGATCTTTCAGCCGCCGCGTGCATTCTTCGGCACCCGCTTTATTCCCCAGTTCTTTATACGTGTCGCGCAGATTGTACAGCGCGTCGTAGTAGGTCGGATCTACGGTCACCGCCTGTTCAAAAGCTTCACAGGCACTGTCGTATTCGGCACGGGTAAAATAAATGACGCCGCTGTTGTTCCACAGATGCGCGTTTTTCCTGTTGAGCGCAAGACCCGCCGCGCAAAACGTAAGCGCTTCGTCCTGTTCGTTCAGCATAAAACAGATGTGCGCCAGTGATTCCAACACTTCTTCGTCGTCCGGTTCCATTTTAAACGCCGTCAGTACGGCGTCTTTCGCCTGAAGCAGTTTGCCCGCGTCGCGGTACGTAACGCCCAGATTATACCAAAGCAGATAATTTTGATGTTCCATGGTGAGCGCCCGTTTAAAACACGCGATCGCCTCCGGATATTCACCGCGGGAAGCAAATTCTATCGCCCGGGTGTTCAGCATTTCAGGACTCTCTTTCATAACAGGCCTCCCTTTTTCGGAATACGGATATTGCCGATACGCATATCCTTACGTATATAGTACGGCTTTTCGGCCCGGAAGGCAAGCGCGATTTTACGGCAGCATTGACGTAAAAAGCGCGTCGATTTTACGGGCGGCGGCGGAGTCGGGATACAAACCGGTTACTTTTGCGCACGCTTGCCGTATCAGGGTGCGGGCGCGGGTGTGCGCCGCGGCGACGGCTCCGCTTGCGGTAAGCATGGTTACGCATCGTTCGACAGCCGGAGATTCTATGCCGTCTTTTCGGGCCTGCGTAAAACACGCCATGATCGTATCGAAATCCTGCGGCTGCTCGGCAAGGTGAATCAGCACCGGCAGACTTTTTTTGCCTTCAACGATATCGTCGCCGCGTTTTTTGCCGATATTGCCGGTCGTCAAATTCAATACGTCGTCGAGAATTTGAAATCCGACGCCGATGTCCGCCGCCGCGTTTCCCATAACGGATTCCTGTTCGGCAGTTCCTCCGCCGACGAGCGTTCCGGCTTTTGCCGCGAGCGCGGCGAGCGTTCCCGTTTTCATGCGGACCATCGCTTCGTATTCCTGAACGGAAGGCAGCGCGGTGTTGTCTTTATGCCATGCGATATCCATCGCCTGACCGAGGTGCAGCCGCCGCAATTCTTCGGCGTACAGCCGGTACAAGGCGAGTTTTCGTTCCGCCGGCAGCGGTACGTTCGTAAGGCAGGCCGCCGCGGTAAAATACAGCCAGGAGCCGGCGTTTATGGCCGTGTCGATTCCCCAGGTGATGTGCGCGGCCGGCATTCCCCGGCGGGTGTCCGCGCAGTCTTCTATATCGTCGTGGATAAGACTCGCCGTGTGAACGAATTCCACGAGCGGCGTTATTTCATACGCGGCTTCGGGACTTTCTTCCGTTCCGGCAGCCGCCGCCGCGCAGAGCGTTAAAAGCAGCGGCCGCCACCTTTTTCCGCCGAGCTTCAGCAGCGCTGCGCACGGGGATGAAAGCTGTTCTATGTGCTTTTCCGTCACGCAGCCCGGCAAAGTGCCGAATATGTTTTCATTCCAGCCGGCGCCCGGTGCGTCCGGTAAATTCTTTTGAAGAACCGATTCAATTTTTTGCAGTTCCATGGTATAATCATAACGCATATCGCGTAGTATACCATATTTCGATATAAAAATATAGGGCGAATGTGCCGATACTTGTGTATGGGAAGTTTATGGCAGCAAACAGTTATGAAAAACCCGATTATTGGTCCCGTAAAGCTTTTTCGGAAGGATATCCGGCTCGATCCGTATATAAACTGAAAGAAATAGATGAAAAATTCGGGATGATACGGAAAAATTACCGCGTTCTCGACCTCGGCGCGTCTCCCGGCAGCTGGACTGTTTTCGTTTTGCGGGCACTCGACGGCTCCGGGCACGTAACGTCCGTCGATCTGAATCCGCTTGCAAAAAACGTCAAAGGTGAAAACCTGACGTTCATACAAGGCGATTTGTACGATGCGGACGTGCGCCGTCAGGCGATGGAGCTCGGTCCGTACGATCTGGTCGTCTGCGACGCGGCTCCGCCGACGACGGGAAACCGCGTAGTGGATACCGCCCGTTCAACGGGACTGGTGGAATTGGCGGTGTATTACGCGCAGACGATGCTCAAAGCCGGCGGTAATTTTGCAGTGAAAGTCTTTCAGGGCGGCGATCAGCAGGCTCTGTTGAAAACAATGCGCGGCATGTTTTCTTCGGCAAAAGGTTTTAAGCCGGAAGCGTGTCGTTCCGAGTCGTTTGAAACGTATCTGGTAGGGCTCGGTAAAAAATAGGCGGACAGTTTGAAGTTGACATTGCGCAAAAAATACGTGTGCGTTGCGGCAGCCGTTGCCGCGGTGGGAGTCTCTTTCGCGATCTTTTCCGCGGTTTCCCGGCATTCGATCAGAACGGGGCAGGGCGGTTTTGAAACCGCTTTTATGCCGATCATGCAGGACGGTCAAATCGTTACCGACGGGGACGACGTTTCCGCCGATATGGTTTTTCCCGAATCGGACGTTTCCGTTTCGGACGGTTCTCTTTCCTATTCCGTATATCGGGTGAAATCCGGCGATATGATCGGCGTTATCGCCGAACAGTTCGGCTTGACGCAGGATACGATTATCAGCGTAAACAATATCAGACAGTCGCGTCTGCTTCAAATAGGGCAGTATTTGAAAATTCCCTCCATGCCGGGAATTTTATATACCGTGCGGGAAGACGGCGAGGTGCTTGATTCGGTTGCGCAGAAATATCGCATTTCCGCTGAAAAATGTGCGGAAGTCAACAACGTTTCGCTTGAAACATCCCTTTCGGCGGGAACGACGCTGTTTTTGCCCGAAGCCGAGCTGGATTGGGTTACCCGGCAGGAGATCAACGGCGATTTGTTCAGCCGGCCGCTCAAAACCAAATATTATTTTTCATCGTATTACGGCTGGCGGCAAAGTCCGTTTACCGGTGCCCGGTCGTTTCACAGCGGTATCGACATGGCCGCTCCGCGGGGAACTCCCGTTTACGCGGCGCTGAGCGGCACGGTCGTTCAGGCGGGATGGAGCAATACGTACGGAAACTATGTCCAGATCAAGCACCATTCCGGTTATCAGACGCTGTACGGTCATTTGGATAAAATTCTCGTTTCAAAGGGTGCCTACGTGTATACGACGACGAAGATCGGCTTGGTGGGCAGTTCCGGTTTAAGTACGGGAAACCACCTGCATTTTACCGTTTATAAAAACGGCAAAACGGTGAATCCTCAAAATTTGTGGAACTAACGGCGCACGCTTCGGGCGGCGATGCCGGAGTTAACGGAATCCGCCGCGCCGAAACCGGCAAATGGCCGGCGTTATGCAAATCGCTGCGGCGGCGTTACGACCCAGAACGCTTTAAGCGGTGAGTCCCCGATATTTATCAATGTGTGCGGCGACGATGCCGAAAATGAAACGCTGTCGCCCTGTTCCAAGTCGTACGCGTGCGATTCGTATTGAAGTTGGGCTTTTCCTTCTATTATAAAGCCCAATTCCCGTCCCATGTGTCCGTAGGAACCGCGGTGAGTTTTGCCGTTCGCCGGAATCCGTATCAGATACGATTCAAGGGCGTGTTTGCCGTCGCTTTCCGTCGGTTTTGCCAATTCTTCGTATATTACTTCGGCCTCTTCTACAGTGCGCCGTTCGTTTGCACGAATCACCTGTACCGGGCGATTCCGGCGGTATTCTTCAAACAGGAATTCAAGGTTGATATCCAGTACGTCCGCCAGCATCAGCAGCGTGTCGATTGCCGGTGAAACTTTGTTCCGCTCGATCTGCGATACCAGACTTTCGCTCACACCCGCGCGCTGCGCGACTACTTTCAGCGTATATCCTTTGCGCTCCCGCACTGCCCGAAGTTTTTCACCGAAACGGTAGGGAACCCGTTTATTTTGCGTAGATGTCATTGTATTGTTTCTCCTTGTTTTTTTCGAGTATGAACCGCATGTAATGATCTTCAAGGGTATTGTGCGGACCATTCAGATTGAGCCGTTTGCGCGCGCGCGCATTGTCGCGGCGAACCGTATACAGCATATAAAAATCACGGATATCGGAATTGATATCGGTTTTGATTTCCTGTTCCAAAAACGACGATATTTCGTCACGGCCGATAGCGGAAATACCTTGTTCCCTCAGTGTGGTTCTGAGCGTCTGTATCTGCTCGTATGAAAGTCCGAACAAGAATTCTTCCATAGCTTGTGATACGTCCCGATCGCCGAGGCGGGCTTTCAGAAACGCGTTCCACTGTTCGTCCAGCTGAATGGACAGCAGCAGCAGCTCGCTGGTTCCGACCATCGTTCCGAACGCGGGCGCAAGATTTCGCCGTGCTTCCCAAACCGCTTGCAGAACCGGCGCCGCGTCCGATACGTTCTGATCGTTGCGGTGTTCCCACAGAATTATCAGTGCGAACGCAATCTGCCGCCGGATATCGATCGGGATGGACATGTCGTCTATCAGGTTCATGTACACGTCTTCCGCCATCAGGGTAAACATGATGATACTGGTCGCCGTTTTGAACGCTTGCACTTC
This sequence is a window from Treponema brennaborense DSM 12168. Protein-coding genes within it:
- a CDS encoding TRAP transporter substrate-binding protein encodes the protein MLCKTYTAALLFCAAVLPLFAAGTKDRNKTSPENRIILRLADNQPDGYPTVTGDLAFARLVAERSGGRITIEVYNNGLLGDEKSVIEQVQFGGIDFCRVSISPLASFYPDLNVLQLPYLYRSSLHLWNVLNGEIGSFFLDAVNSSGFQGLCYFDSGARSFYTVGKPIRSVKDMKNLRIRVQESSLMMALVSALGAVPVPMRYEYVYEALRMRDIDGAENNFPSYDSSGHYEVARFFSVDEHTRVPEMLIASNMSLDKLSAPDRALILQAAKDASVIQIQAWADYEQSSRLRMQEAGCVILPIENVQEFAEAISPVYGALSETQRRLVAKIRAVED
- the rny gene encoding ribonuclease Y, producing MISLVFWIGLPVAGIVLGWTIRWLYARFQLSASEQRAERIKQDAIKEAEAQKKEILLEAKDQLIREQKQQERENRERRSDLQRMERRLMQKEEALDKRNEDMDKQEQELAARAQKMTERETVLLSEEERYRQELERISGLSAEEAKNLIIQNLENEARHDAQAMLNKIEQEAQLSSEKKARDILVTTIQRIATETTGDITVATVSLPSDEMKGRIIGREGRNIRTLETLTGVDIIIDDTPEAVVISCFDPVRKEIAKVALERLISDGRIHPARIEEIVQKVTREIQQKIYEEGEKVLFDLGIHNMNQEGVRALGRLYFRTSYGQNVLTHSKEVAIIAGMLAAEIGVNRDLAKRAAVLHDIGKGAENDSDQNHAEVGMDMARKMGEDARVINAVGAHHNDVEPTSIEAIIVQIADAISAARPGARRETIDNYVKRLENLEAIAENFGGVEKAYAIQAGRELRVLVNNEKIPDQDVKELARKIAKQIENDLRYPGRIKITMIRETRIIEYAR
- a CDS encoding CheR family methyltransferase, producing the protein MTDLLTDAEFDLFRKVIYAESGITFSETNRSILDSRLKERLRETKLATVQEYYRLITSDKEEMKLLLDSVTTNLTRFFRNQPHFDAFERYIVPRLIEMKKTQVDKKIRVWSAGCSTGEEPYTIAMILKDILPSPYTFEITASDISLKSLMVGKQGFYPESRVGGIPDKYLKRFFTQTDAGYQVTDELMKTIRFDYHNLKYDSGARNLDVVFCRNVLIYFDEAAQLEVINRFWDAMAPYSFLFIGHSESLFGMNTKFEFLKTDWACLYQKNVQ
- a CDS encoding protein-glutamate methylesterase/protein-glutamine glutaminase: MNSAEIGVLIVDDSALMRNLISRIVENTPGLSVVGKAMNGQFALEKIPSCQPDVIVLDIEMPVMTGLEFLKERKKRGIDIPVIMLSSLTTEGAAVTMQCLELGASDFLTKPGGSVSGDLSAVAARLVELLSSYGGQYARLKKNKYIPVYKHFVDPAALSAVARSGSFTAQPVSEAVPEPSAAFQTPIEVPQHKQPAVVQPLRESGRIEVIAIGISTGGPNALREVFRAIDPGLCQPVLVVQHMPAGFTEEFANSLNHICPLEVKEAHDGDLLKPGRILIAPGNYHMFVEHKSLAQVVRLSDAEQRNGHRPSVDVLFESVAAVYQNRALGVIMTGMGRDGAAQLAEMRRQGARTLGQDEKTSVVYGMPKVAWELGGVQKQVPLQDMAGEISTLAKEYC
- a CDS encoding SoxR reducing system RseC family protein — protein: MREKACVLNFEKNTVWVTPLISDTCINCNRQSCAKRGTPFQATNPRKLELSCGDIVQIGSSPKAAALQGIFSLLVPVAAATAGYFLADPAAQLLQKTVTEGMRAAGVLGLLLLSTGIVFLLTRGRLNLTKPEIISVLNGSRQLSNTPSPEC
- a CDS encoding tetratricopeptide repeat protein, translated to MKESPEMLNTRAIEFASRGEYPEAIACFKRALTMEHQNYLLWYNLGVTYRDAGKLLQAKDAVLTAFKMEPDDEEVLESLAHICFMLNEQDEALTFCAAGLALNRKNAHLWNNSGVIYFTRAEYDSACEAFEQAVTVDPTYYDALYNLRDTYKELGNKAGAEECTRRLKDLPCKGDFYA
- a CDS encoding polyprenyl synthetase family protein; translation: MRYDYTMELQKIESVLQKNLPDAPGAGWNENIFGTLPGCVTEKHIEQLSSPCAALLKLGGKRWRPLLLTLCAAAAAGTEESPEAAYEITPLVEFVHTASLIHDDIEDCADTRRGMPAAHITWGIDTAINAGSWLYFTAAACLTNVPLPAERKLALYRLYAEELRRLHLGQAMDIAWHKDNTALPSVQEYEAMVRMKTGTLAALAAKAGTLVGGGTAEQESVMGNAAADIGVGFQILDDVLNLTTGNIGKKRGDDIVEGKKSLPVLIHLAEQPQDFDTIMACFTQARKDGIESPAVERCVTMLTASGAVAAAHTRARTLIRQACAKVTGLYPDSAAARKIDALFTSMLP
- a CDS encoding SAM-dependent methyltransferase, whose amino-acid sequence is MAANSYEKPDYWSRKAFSEGYPARSVYKLKEIDEKFGMIRKNYRVLDLGASPGSWTVFVLRALDGSGHVTSVDLNPLAKNVKGENLTFIQGDLYDADVRRQAMELGPYDLVVCDAAPPTTGNRVVDTARSTGLVELAVYYAQTMLKAGGNFAVKVFQGGDQQALLKTMRGMFSSAKGFKPEACRSESFETYLVGLGKK
- a CDS encoding M23 family metallopeptidase gives rise to the protein MKLTLRKKYVCVAAAVAAVGVSFAIFSAVSRHSIRTGQGGFETAFMPIMQDGQIVTDGDDVSADMVFPESDVSVSDGSLSYSVYRVKSGDMIGVIAEQFGLTQDTIISVNNIRQSRLLQIGQYLKIPSMPGILYTVREDGEVLDSVAQKYRISAEKCAEVNNVSLETSLSAGTTLFLPEAELDWVTRQEINGDLFSRPLKTKYYFSSYYGWRQSPFTGARSFHSGIDMAAPRGTPVYAALSGTVVQAGWSNTYGNYVQIKHHSGYQTLYGHLDKILVSKGAYVYTTTKIGLVGSSGLSTGNHLHFTVYKNGKTVNPQNLWN
- a CDS encoding helix-turn-helix domain-containing protein; the encoded protein is MTSTQNKRVPYRFGEKLRAVRERKGYTLKVVAQRAGVSESLVSQIERNKVSPAIDTLLMLADVLDINLEFLFEEYRRNRPVQVIRANERRTVEEAEVIYEELAKPTESDGKHALESYLIRIPANGKTHRGSYGHMGRELGFIIEGKAQLQYESHAYDLEQGDSVSFSASSPHTLINIGDSPLKAFWVVTPPQRFA